One Setaria viridis chromosome 5, Setaria_viridis_v4.0, whole genome shotgun sequence genomic region harbors:
- the LOC117854461 gene encoding lipid phosphate phosphatase 2, which yields MPAPAAPIRLGAPTPYITSHGSKVARLHMYDWIVLVLLAVLDGILNIIEPFHRFVGSDMMTDLRYPMKDNTVPFWAVPIIGIIGPMIIITAIYFKQRNVYDLHHAILGLLFSVLITAVLTDAIKDGVGRPRPDFFWRCFPDGKPDYNNFTTGAICHGKASVIKEGHKSFPSGHTSWSFAGLGFLSWYLAGKIKVFDRRGHVAKLCIVLSPLLLAALVAVSRVDDYWHHWQDVCTGGLLGLTVASICYLQFFPLPSDENGLWPHAYFRHMLEPGGENQVQPTSMSRRNSLQNGSFHGHDAVEMRSTSQVLDSMEAGQREQ from the exons ATGCCAGCACCAGCCGCACCCATTCGTCTGGGAGCTCCGACTCCCTATATAACATCTCATGGATCCAAAGTTGCGCGGCTACACATGTATGACTGGATTGTGCTAGTTCTTCTAGCTGTATTAGATGGAATTCTTAATATAATAGAACCATTCCATCGATTTGTCGGATCAGACATGATGACAGATCTCAGATACCCAATGAAGGACAACACAGTGCCATTTTGGGCTGTGCCG ATAATTGGAATCATTGGGCCTATGATCATCATCACTGCGATATACTTTAAGCAGAGGAATGTATATGATCTGCATCATGCTATACTAG GTCTCCTATTTTCGGTTCTTATCACTGCCGTTTTAACTGATGCAATCAAGGATGGTGTTGGGCGACCACGTCCAGATTTCTTCTGGCGCTGCTTCCCTGATGGAAAACCT GACTATAACAACTTCACTACAGGCGCCATATGCCATGGTAAGGCAAGTGTTATCAAAGAAGGTCATAAGAGCTTTCCAAGTGGTCATACTTCAT GGTCTTTTGCTGGCCTTGGATTTCTTTCATGGTATCTAGCTGGTAAAATCAAAGTCTTCGATCGTAGAGGACATGTTGCAAAACTGTGCATTGTCCTTTCGCCTCTGCTTCTTGCAGCCTTAGTGGCAGTTTCTCGAGTTGATGACTATTGGCATCATTGGCAAGATGTATGCACTGGTGGATTGCTTG GGCTGACAGTTGCTTCCATTTGCTACCTGCAGTTTTTTCCACTACCATCTGATGAAAATG GATTGTGGCCTCACGCATATTTCCGGCACATGCTTGAACCCGGCGGTGAGAATCAAGTGCAACCCACATCCATGAGCCGCCGTAACTCCCTTCAAAATGGTTCCTTTCACGGTCATGATGCAGTGGAAATGAGGAGCACGAGCCAAGTATTGGATTCCATGGAAGCTGGCCAGAGAGAACAATGA